The proteins below are encoded in one region of Qipengyuania pelagi:
- a CDS encoding IS91 family transposase encodes MRTSFEVADIFCATGPAYRATHAGHLSLQQLKVMSAIEHCRTAALGGHVEACACCGHWRIAYNSCRNRHCPRCQGGAARTWLAAREADLLPVGYFHVVFTLPAEVAAIAFTNKALVYDLLFKAAAETMMTIASDPKHLGAKIGITAVLHTWGSAMTHHPHVHMIVPGGGITPDGKRWISSRPAFLLPVRVLGALFRRLFLTRLMALHNAGRLAFFGKLTGLTDRRTFLKHLSPVRKKRWVVYTKPPFAGPEAVLAYLSRYTHRVAISNSRLIRFDGQDVIFRYKDYRRDGTDRQQVMTLPADEFIRRFLLHVLPTGFHRIRHYGLLAGATHKANIALARKLLEVAPPPEDEITDEPEDYRPPCPHCGGHMIVIETFARWQQPRAPPSSIPPIRKFAP; translated from the coding sequence GTGCGCACCTCGTTCGAGGTCGCTGACATCTTCTGCGCTACTGGTCCAGCATACCGGGCCACCCATGCAGGACATCTGAGCCTGCAGCAGCTCAAGGTCATGTCAGCGATCGAGCATTGCCGGACCGCTGCGCTGGGCGGCCATGTCGAGGCCTGCGCCTGTTGCGGGCACTGGCGGATCGCCTACAACTCGTGTCGTAACCGGCACTGCCCCAGGTGCCAGGGCGGTGCGGCGCGCACATGGCTGGCAGCGCGCGAAGCCGATCTGCTGCCGGTCGGATACTTCCACGTCGTGTTTACCCTGCCGGCCGAGGTTGCCGCCATTGCCTTTACCAACAAGGCGCTGGTCTATGATCTGCTGTTCAAGGCTGCGGCAGAGACCATGATGACGATTGCGTCCGACCCGAAGCACCTCGGCGCAAAGATCGGCATCACCGCCGTGCTTCACACATGGGGATCGGCCATGACGCATCATCCGCATGTCCACATGATCGTCCCGGGTGGCGGTATTACGCCCGATGGCAAGCGATGGATATCGTCACGCCCGGCCTTCCTGCTGCCGGTGCGGGTGCTGGGTGCCTTGTTCCGCCGCCTGTTCCTCACCCGACTGATGGCGCTGCATAATGCGGGCAGGCTCGCTTTCTTCGGCAAGTTGACCGGGCTGACTGATCGGCGGACGTTTCTCAAGCACCTCTCACCAGTGCGCAAGAAGCGCTGGGTGGTCTACACCAAGCCGCCCTTCGCCGGACCCGAAGCGGTGCTCGCCTATCTCTCGCGCTACACTCACCGCGTCGCCATATCGAACAGTCGCCTGATCCGGTTCGATGGCCAAGATGTCATCTTCCGCTACAAAGACTATCGTCGAGACGGCACCGACCGCCAGCAGGTCATGACGCTGCCCGCCGACGAGTTCATCCGCCGGTTCCTGCTCCATGTCCTGCCAACCGGCTTCCACCGTATCCGCCATTACGGCCTGCTCGCTGGTGCCACGCACAAGGCCAATATCGCGCTCGCCCGCAAACTGCTGGAGGTCGCGCCACCTCCAGAAGATGAGATCACCGATGAGCCAGAAGATTACCGCCCGCCGTGCCCACATTGCGGCGGGCACATGATCGTCATCGAGACCTTTGCGCGCTGGCAGCAACCACGCGCGCCGCCATCCTCCATACCGCCCATCCGGAAATTTGCGCCATGA
- a CDS encoding tyrosine-type recombinase/integrase yields MNDLVPVIPATPVSPLRQRLIDDMTMRHFSRETQRNYVRDVGRFAAFLGRPPDTATSEDLRRFQVEQREAGMPIPTMNSVVSALRFFFTHTLDRPDLARRLVRMKQMRKLPVVLSRDEVVRLLGATTCLKHQAALSVAYGAGLRVGEVAMLKVRDVDSERMLLRVERGKGGQYRNAMLPADLLTLLRQWWKLGREQGVMHHDGWLFPGLHAMKPISTRQLHRIVVEAAQAAGIAKRVSPHTLRHSFATHLLEDGIDIRIIQALLGHAKLENTAFYTRVATRTMHAVTSPLDKLGMFLPSEGTPPG; encoded by the coding sequence ATGAACGATCTTGTACCGGTTATTCCAGCCACTCCGGTCAGCCCGCTGCGTCAGCGGCTGATCGACGATATGACCATGCGGCACTTCAGCCGCGAGACGCAGCGTAATTATGTCCGCGACGTGGGGCGGTTCGCCGCCTTCCTTGGGCGTCCTCCCGATACGGCGACATCGGAAGATCTGCGCCGCTTCCAGGTCGAGCAGCGTGAAGCAGGCATGCCCATACCAACCATGAACAGCGTGGTTTCGGCACTGCGCTTCTTCTTCACCCATACACTCGACCGGCCTGACCTTGCCCGGCGGCTCGTTCGCATGAAGCAGATGCGCAAGCTGCCGGTGGTGCTGAGCAGGGATGAAGTTGTCCGGCTGCTGGGCGCGACCACCTGCCTCAAGCACCAAGCCGCATTGTCGGTCGCCTATGGCGCCGGTCTGCGCGTGGGCGAAGTGGCGATGCTCAAGGTGCGCGACGTGGACAGCGAGCGGATGCTGCTCCGGGTCGAACGCGGCAAAGGCGGCCAGTATCGCAATGCCATGCTGCCTGCCGATCTGCTCACCCTGCTGCGGCAATGGTGGAAGCTGGGCCGTGAGCAAGGCGTGATGCACCATGATGGCTGGCTGTTCCCTGGCCTGCATGCCATGAAGCCGATCAGCACAAGGCAACTGCACCGCATTGTCGTCGAGGCGGCACAGGCTGCAGGGATCGCCAAGCGCGTCAGCCCGCACACGCTGCGCCACAGCTTTGCTACCCACCTGCTCGAAGACGGCATCGATATCCGCATCATCCAGGCATTGCTCGGCCATGCCAAGCTGGAGAACACCGCCTTCTACACCAGGGTCGCAACCAGAACAATGCATGCGGTGACCAGTCCGCTCGACAAGCTAGGCATGTTCCTGCCCAGTGAGGGGACACCACCGGGCTGA
- a CDS encoding NAD(P)/FAD-dependent oxidoreductase — MKRISLHIIARRNRKTQLQGQTLSLNLSHPESTNRPRVVIVGAGFGGMAAARALRGNAAEVTLIDQTNHHLFQPLLYQVATAALSPSDIATATRVLMRGGSNLSVLMAEVTGVDIRARSVLLRDGHRLPYDYLVLATGSASSFFGQDNWREHTLVLKTIEDALAIRARLLEAFERAEQSTDDAEIRRLLTFAIVGGGPTGVELAGTISELARATLARDFSRIDPRDTRVVLCEAGGRLLSGFDPALSTYATEALTSMGVEVRIGTAVEAIDPTGVVLGSERIDTGAVLWCAGTEARPAAEWLGIDGVRNGAVTVRSDCSVPGHPNIFAIGDVASFEAGGDERLPALAPVAKQQGTYVGKLLAARIAGRREPGAFRYRDYGTMAVIERSRAAAQFGRLRLTGFLAWLVWSLIHLMLLVDFRSRLVVYVNWAWAWFTYGRGARLLTGSTTSDARQPPLSDPESGRPDDK, encoded by the coding sequence ATGAAACGAATAAGTTTACATATCATCGCTCGTCGCAATAGGAAGACCCAATTGCAAGGCCAAACGCTTTCGCTGAACCTGTCTCATCCCGAATCGACGAACCGCCCCCGGGTCGTCATCGTCGGCGCCGGTTTCGGCGGCATGGCTGCGGCGCGCGCTCTTCGCGGCAATGCCGCGGAAGTGACGCTGATCGACCAAACCAATCATCACCTGTTTCAACCGCTGCTATACCAGGTCGCGACTGCGGCGCTTTCCCCGTCCGATATCGCTACGGCCACCCGTGTGCTGATGCGCGGCGGGTCAAACCTAAGTGTGTTGATGGCGGAGGTTACAGGCGTCGATATCAGGGCGCGCTCGGTGCTGCTGCGCGATGGGCATCGGTTGCCATACGATTATCTCGTACTCGCCACGGGATCGGCCTCGAGCTTTTTTGGACAGGACAACTGGCGCGAACACACGCTGGTTCTCAAGACGATTGAGGATGCGCTTGCCATCCGCGCGCGGTTGCTGGAAGCGTTCGAGCGGGCCGAGCAGTCGACCGACGACGCAGAGATACGACGCCTCCTGACCTTTGCTATTGTTGGGGGCGGCCCAACTGGCGTGGAACTGGCTGGGACCATCTCCGAACTCGCACGCGCGACTTTGGCGCGCGATTTCTCTCGCATCGATCCGCGCGACACGCGTGTGGTCCTATGCGAGGCGGGCGGCCGTTTGCTGTCGGGTTTCGATCCCGCGCTTTCGACCTATGCGACCGAAGCTCTAACCTCGATGGGGGTGGAGGTGCGGATTGGCACGGCCGTCGAGGCAATCGATCCCACCGGCGTGGTGCTCGGTAGCGAGCGGATAGATACCGGAGCCGTGCTGTGGTGTGCCGGCACTGAGGCCCGTCCGGCTGCTGAATGGCTTGGAATCGATGGGGTCCGCAACGGGGCTGTAACGGTCCGGTCCGATTGTTCGGTGCCGGGTCATCCAAACATCTTTGCGATCGGGGACGTCGCAAGTTTCGAAGCAGGCGGCGACGAGCGCTTGCCGGCTCTTGCACCAGTTGCCAAGCAGCAGGGCACATATGTCGGGAAGCTGCTCGCGGCCCGTATCGCCGGTCGGCGCGAGCCCGGCGCCTTCCGCTACCGCGACTATGGTACCATGGCGGTGATCGAGCGCTCGCGTGCGGCGGCGCAATTCGGCAGGCTCCGGCTCACGGGATTTCTCGCCTGGCTGGTCTGGTCACTTATACATTTGATGCTGCTTGTGGACTTTCGCAGCCGCCTGGTCGTCTATGTCAACTGGGCTTGGGCATGGTTTACTTACGGACGCGGGGCGCGGTTGTTGACGGGATCAACCACAAGCGATGCCCGGCAGCCGCCGCTCAGCGACCCAGAAAGCGGGCGGCCCGATGACAAGTAG
- a CDS encoding efflux RND transporter periplasmic adaptor subunit: MLRIFVSLIFTCLIAGCDNAPVPEEADRRPVKLYTVVTGGQARTYEFPAIIEASTSSDLTFDVPGKIVRLTVDQGDFVRAGTVIAQLDQTIARNQLVQAREQYEAAQDAFRRADALVGEGAIPRAVHVQRETQRDTARAELDNAREQLEKTVLRAPFSGRVARRLTEPFEYVSPQQPVVTLQTAGSAKAVVQVPSSIVANAEQRAPINAAIALDSLPDRRFAARFGSFATDATRQSLTYEATFLFDPPSGALILPGMTGTLHVELDTDDAEMPAVPLEAIVGRDEKTFVWRVDRRTGAIALRRVTVGKGAGGMLPVTAGIGRGDLIVAAGLANLEEGMKVRPYERD, from the coding sequence ATGCTGCGCATATTCGTTTCGCTCATTTTCACATGTCTGATCGCAGGTTGTGACAACGCCCCCGTTCCGGAGGAGGCCGATCGGCGTCCCGTCAAACTCTACACCGTGGTGACAGGCGGCCAAGCCAGGACTTATGAATTTCCCGCGATTATCGAGGCAAGCACATCTTCGGATCTAACCTTCGATGTTCCGGGCAAGATCGTCCGGCTAACGGTGGATCAGGGCGATTTCGTCAGGGCCGGCACGGTGATCGCGCAGCTCGACCAGACCATCGCGCGCAACCAGCTCGTCCAGGCACGCGAACAGTACGAGGCGGCACAGGATGCATTCCGCCGCGCCGACGCGCTGGTCGGCGAAGGCGCGATTCCGCGGGCAGTGCACGTTCAGCGCGAAACGCAGCGCGACACTGCGCGAGCCGAACTTGACAATGCGCGCGAGCAGTTGGAGAAGACCGTCTTGCGGGCGCCCTTTTCGGGCCGCGTGGCCAGGCGACTGACCGAGCCGTTCGAATATGTTTCGCCGCAGCAGCCGGTCGTGACCTTACAGACCGCCGGTTCCGCCAAGGCGGTGGTCCAGGTTCCCTCGTCCATCGTTGCCAATGCCGAGCAGCGGGCCCCGATCAACGCGGCGATCGCGCTCGACAGTCTCCCCGACAGGCGGTTCGCGGCCCGGTTCGGCTCGTTCGCCACCGACGCCACGCGTCAGTCGCTCACCTACGAGGCGACGTTCCTGTTCGATCCGCCTTCCGGCGCGCTGATCCTGCCGGGCATGACGGGAACACTGCATGTCGAGCTCGATACCGATGATGCCGAGATGCCGGCTGTGCCACTGGAAGCGATCGTTGGGCGTGACGAAAAGACATTCGTCTGGCGCGTGGACCGCAGGACCGGAGCCATCGCGCTGCGCCGCGTCACCGTAGGCAAGGGAGCAGGCGGAATGCTGCCTGTAACTGCCGGCATCGGCCGCGGAGACCTGATCGTAGCCGCCGGGCTCGCCAATCTCGAAGAGGGGATGAAAGTCCGCCCCTACGAGCGGGACTGA
- a CDS encoding efflux RND transporter permease subunit produces MSFNPAVFSIRNRLLILLVIIGTIVAGMAAYGSLPRFEDPEFTIRRAVVVTPYPGGSPMEVATEVTQRLEREIGQMQEVKEIVSTSEAGQSRIEVEIKYEFGRNKEQLQIVWTKLRNRVADAARLLPPGAGPSIVNDDFGDVFGIFYMLTADGYSPAELYDYAEKLRTDLSGVEGVGKVVLSGEQREAFYVEIMRERVAALGLSVQSVYQDLAQQNSVVAAGSVRVGDQRLEIVPTGEIDSVEELRDLPVMTGQEGAVVRLGDLARVTRGYVDPPMQILRYNGRPAVGMGISNATGTNVVEVGEAIEAKLRASESDRPIGIEIHEFYHQGKVVSDAIGDFVINVATALVIVVVTLLIFMGWRSAVVIGAVLMLTVAATLAGMNAGGIPMHRISLGALIIALGMMVDNAIVVVEGMLVGLKQGKNRLEAARAIVGQMLWPLLGGTLVGIIAFAPIGLAPGQVAEYTNHLFWVMMISLLFSWFFAVTVAPFLANWLFEKEEDAAASGTDRETGFDAGHDGLEDEAAPQREAGRIGTAYREWLARALRHRWRTMGLTGGLFAVSLVGFAFVEQGFFPASTTPHLMVDYWLPAGTDIERTNADLEEIEEDLATMDGVTDVQTVVGMGTLRYKLVYQPEAPTSSFGQMILRVEDASTLERLQADVHAYLQKNAPEARAKVWLFELGPGGGSKIEAQFSGPDPAVLQSLAQQAKDVFAEDEAAILVKDDWREQVPVIHPLYSETRARRLGVSREDVAEALQGTFAGRPIGVFREGDDLIPIIARSPESETRDAQNMEAIQVFSASGASLPLQEVIDGFETRWRHSQIQRIDQRWAINAQADPAPGETANRLLDRVRGDIEAIELPSSYHFEWDGQEGTSTEAIDSLIGVVPLGVIGMVLVVIVLFNAVRQPVIIFMIVPLAIIGVTIGLLITGIAMEFIAILGVLSLSGLLIKNAIVLVDQMDIEIGEGKPRFDAIIEAAYDRARPVILSSLTTVLGVIPLLFDAFFKAMAVVLAFGLAFGTVLTLFVVPVLYAIFFKIGPDETAAEPQGAS; encoded by the coding sequence ATGTCGTTTAATCCCGCCGTCTTCTCGATCAGGAATCGCCTGCTCATCCTGCTCGTCATCATCGGGACGATCGTTGCCGGGATGGCGGCCTATGGGTCGCTGCCGCGCTTCGAGGATCCCGAGTTCACCATCCGCCGCGCTGTCGTGGTAACACCCTATCCTGGCGGATCGCCGATGGAGGTCGCCACCGAGGTCACCCAGCGTCTCGAGCGGGAGATCGGGCAGATGCAGGAGGTGAAGGAGATTGTTTCGACCTCCGAGGCGGGCCAGTCGCGCATCGAGGTGGAGATCAAGTACGAGTTCGGGCGCAACAAGGAACAGCTCCAGATCGTCTGGACCAAGCTGCGCAACCGCGTGGCCGATGCCGCCCGGCTGCTTCCGCCCGGGGCAGGTCCCTCGATCGTCAACGACGATTTCGGCGACGTCTTCGGCATCTTCTACATGCTAACCGCCGATGGTTATTCGCCGGCCGAGCTGTACGACTATGCCGAAAAGCTGCGCACCGACCTGAGCGGTGTGGAGGGTGTGGGCAAGGTGGTGCTGTCGGGCGAGCAACGCGAGGCCTTCTATGTCGAGATCATGCGCGAGCGGGTCGCGGCGCTGGGGCTGTCGGTGCAGAGCGTCTATCAGGATCTAGCACAGCAGAATTCCGTCGTCGCAGCGGGCAGCGTGCGCGTCGGCGACCAGCGTCTGGAGATCGTTCCCACCGGCGAGATCGATTCGGTCGAGGAATTGCGCGATCTGCCGGTGATGACCGGCCAGGAAGGCGCGGTCGTGAGACTGGGCGATCTGGCCCGCGTGACGCGCGGCTATGTCGATCCGCCGATGCAGATCCTGCGCTACAATGGCAGGCCGGCGGTGGGCATGGGCATCTCGAATGCGACCGGCACAAATGTGGTCGAGGTCGGCGAGGCGATCGAAGCCAAGCTGCGCGCGAGCGAGAGCGACCGCCCGATCGGCATCGAGATCCACGAATTCTACCACCAGGGCAAGGTGGTGTCGGACGCGATCGGCGATTTCGTGATCAATGTCGCGACGGCGCTCGTCATCGTGGTGGTCACGCTGCTGATCTTCATGGGCTGGCGCTCGGCCGTGGTCATCGGCGCCGTGCTCATGCTCACCGTCGCGGCGACGCTGGCTGGGATGAATGCCGGCGGGATACCGATGCACCGCATCTCGCTGGGCGCGCTGATCATCGCGCTGGGAATGATGGTGGACAACGCCATCGTCGTGGTCGAGGGGATGCTCGTCGGCCTCAAGCAGGGAAAAAACAGGCTGGAGGCGGCGCGCGCGATCGTGGGCCAGATGCTGTGGCCGCTACTAGGAGGCACGCTGGTCGGCATCATCGCCTTCGCCCCGATCGGCCTCGCCCCCGGGCAGGTCGCCGAATACACCAATCACCTGTTCTGGGTGATGATGATCTCGCTCTTGTTCTCGTGGTTCTTCGCGGTCACCGTAGCGCCTTTTCTCGCCAACTGGCTGTTCGAGAAGGAGGAGGATGCTGCCGCTTCCGGCACTGATCGGGAGACAGGATTCGATGCAGGCCACGACGGTCTCGAGGACGAGGCCGCCCCGCAGCGCGAAGCCGGCCGGATCGGCACCGCCTATCGCGAATGGCTCGCGCGCGCGCTGCGCCATCGCTGGCGTACCATGGGCCTGACCGGGGGGTTGTTCGCCGTCTCCCTTGTGGGCTTCGCGTTCGTGGAACAGGGTTTCTTTCCCGCCTCCACCACGCCGCATTTGATGGTCGATTACTGGCTGCCTGCGGGCACCGATATCGAGCGGACCAATGCCGACCTGGAGGAGATTGAGGAGGATCTGGCGACGATGGACGGCGTTACTGACGTTCAGACCGTGGTCGGCATGGGTACCTTGCGTTACAAGCTGGTCTATCAGCCCGAGGCGCCGACATCCTCCTTCGGCCAGATGATCCTGCGGGTTGAGGACGCCTCGACGCTCGAGCGGCTGCAGGCAGATGTGCATGCCTATTTGCAAAAGAACGCCCCCGAAGCGCGCGCCAAGGTCTGGCTGTTCGAACTGGGGCCGGGTGGCGGCTCGAAGATCGAGGCGCAGTTTTCGGGGCCCGATCCGGCGGTTCTGCAGAGCCTGGCGCAGCAGGCCAAGGATGTCTTCGCCGAGGACGAAGCGGCCATCCTCGTGAAGGATGACTGGCGCGAGCAGGTGCCGGTCATCCACCCGCTCTATTCCGAAACGCGCGCGCGTCGCCTTGGCGTCAGCCGCGAGGACGTGGCCGAGGCCTTGCAGGGCACGTTCGCGGGCCGTCCGATAGGCGTCTTCCGCGAGGGCGACGACCTGATCCCGATCATCGCCCGCTCGCCCGAAAGCGAAACGCGCGACGCGCAGAACATGGAAGCAATCCAGGTGTTCAGCGCCAGCGGCGCCTCGCTTCCGCTGCAGGAAGTGATCGACGGTTTCGAGACCCGCTGGCGTCATTCGCAGATTCAGCGGATCGATCAGCGCTGGGCAATCAACGCCCAGGCCGATCCCGCGCCGGGCGAAACCGCCAACCGTCTGCTCGATCGCGTGCGCGGAGACATCGAGGCGATCGAACTGCCTTCCAGCTACCATTTCGAATGGGACGGCCAGGAAGGAACGAGCACCGAGGCGATCGATTCGCTGATTGGCGTGGTCCCGCTCGGTGTCATCGGCATGGTGCTGGTGGTAATCGTGCTGTTCAACGCAGTGCGCCAGCCGGTGATCATTTTCATGATCGTGCCGCTGGCGATCATCGGCGTAACCATCGGCCTGCTCATCACCGGCATAGCGATGGAGTTCATCGCCATTCTCGGTGTGCTCTCGCTCTCGGGCCTGCTGATCAAGAACGCGATCGTGCTGGTCGATCAGATGGATATCGAGATCGGCGAGGGCAAACCGCGTTTCGATGCCATCATTGAGGCAGCCTATGATCGCGCCCGCCCGGTCATCCTGAGTTCGCTGACGACGGTACTCGGCGTCATCCCACTGCTGTTCGACGCCTTCTTCAAGGCGATGGCCGTGGTCCTGGCCTTCGGGCTGGCCTTCGGGACGGTACTGACCCTGTTCGTGGTGCCGGTCCTCTATGCAATCTTCTTCAAGATCGGCCCTGACGAGACCGCAGCCGAGCCACAGGGGGCAAGTTGA
- a CDS encoding efflux transporter outer membrane subunit gives MRIVPLTAMLLGLMLVSGCSHPDRVGDGPVAPARAALPPLPERWRAVADAAGPVADGWVAAFGDPRLAALVAEAQEKNSDLQAAAAQVQRAAALARQARSGLRPAVQAVGLGSRSHIEIDDIEIGGQAGLPVPSSIEYDSTSFLGLAQASWEIDLWGRISDGWYAALENEAAARADYFAARQSIAAGVARAYLVSIEASRQVGLAEEAVDTLEHLHRLVGLQVREGVAMDGDLALIRANLEQAREALARAQGARREAIRALELLVGRYPAAEFASGIDLPPMPTPPPAGLPSTLLERRPDLVAAERRVAAALHAEDQASKARLPRLSLTGLAGAVSDALENIFDPTATLFSIGGNVAAPIYQGGALAAGENIADAELRAAIAQYAGAALAAFEEVETALDSGVVLRRRRDAAVIRVREIEEALRIEDLRYRVGESSLLDVLQIRQQAITARSDLATIERMEREQFVTLNLALGGSWNAPEADPPEISEKDGDANP, from the coding sequence ATGCGCATCGTCCCTCTCACCGCCATGTTGCTCGGCCTGATGCTGGTGTCAGGCTGCTCGCATCCCGACAGGGTCGGCGATGGTCCGGTCGCACCCGCCCGCGCGGCCCTGCCGCCTTTGCCGGAACGCTGGCGGGCAGTCGCCGATGCCGCAGGGCCGGTCGCGGACGGATGGGTCGCCGCCTTCGGCGACCCGCGCCTCGCCGCGCTCGTGGCCGAAGCGCAGGAGAAGAACAGTGATCTTCAGGCCGCCGCGGCGCAGGTCCAGCGCGCCGCAGCACTTGCCCGTCAGGCGCGTTCCGGGCTGCGTCCGGCCGTTCAGGCGGTCGGCCTGGGTTCGCGCAGCCATATCGAGATCGATGATATCGAAATCGGCGGGCAGGCCGGACTGCCGGTGCCGTCCAGCATCGAATATGACAGCACCAGCTTTCTGGGACTGGCGCAGGCGAGTTGGGAAATCGACCTGTGGGGCAGGATCAGCGATGGCTGGTATGCCGCGCTCGAGAACGAGGCGGCTGCCCGCGCCGACTATTTCGCGGCCCGGCAATCGATTGCCGCGGGCGTGGCGCGCGCCTATCTGGTCTCGATCGAGGCTTCGCGGCAGGTGGGGCTGGCCGAGGAAGCGGTTGATACGCTCGAACATCTGCATCGCCTGGTGGGTCTGCAGGTCCGCGAGGGCGTCGCGATGGATGGCGATCTGGCACTGATCCGCGCCAATCTCGAACAGGCGCGCGAGGCTCTCGCACGGGCACAGGGCGCGCGGCGCGAGGCGATCCGTGCTCTCGAACTACTGGTCGGGCGCTATCCCGCGGCCGAGTTCGCCTCGGGAATTGACTTGCCGCCCATGCCAACGCCGCCGCCTGCCGGGCTGCCTTCGACGCTGCTCGAGCGGCGGCCCGATCTGGTCGCGGCCGAGCGGCGCGTCGCCGCCGCACTGCATGCCGAGGACCAGGCCAGCAAGGCGCGCCTGCCGCGCCTGTCGCTCACGGGGCTGGCGGGCGCGGTGTCGGACGCCCTTGAAAATATCTTCGATCCTACCGCGACCCTGTTCAGCATTGGCGGCAATGTCGCGGCGCCGATCTACCAGGGCGGCGCGCTGGCTGCCGGCGAAAACATTGCCGATGCCGAACTGCGCGCGGCGATCGCGCAATATGCCGGCGCCGCGCTGGCCGCTTTCGAGGAGGTGGAAACCGCGCTCGACAGCGGCGTGGTGCTTCGCCGCCGCCGGGACGCGGCCGTCATCCGCGTGCGCGAGATAGAGGAAGCGCTCAGGATCGAGGATCTGCGGTACAGGGTCGGCGAAAGCAGCCTGCTTGACGTGTTGCAGATCCGGCAGCAGGCGATCACTGCGCGCAGCGATCTGGCGACGATCGAGCGCATGGAACGCGAGCAGTTCGTCACGCTCAATCTGGCGCTCGGCGGAAGCTGGAACGCGCCGGAGGCTGATCCCCCAGAGATTTCCGAGAAGGATGGCGATGCGAACCCGTAA
- a CDS encoding patatin-like phospholipase family protein, whose product MRTRKELRLTMMPGQAIDLVRTLVLGVLGPALLLGGCASFDRQPFEAAQIEAAHAPDSPKIRHWANSPDLLTQISIAPPPPGEPLRVLALSGGGDDGAYGAGFLNGWSQTGKRPEFAVVTGVSTGALIAPFALLGPDYDDELKRAYTEITPDDIYKDRFALAIPFSTSVATTGPLEALIARFATDAVIDAIGEEHRKGRRLFVGTVSLDRPGNAIWDMGAIAAGDAPGRYALFRRILLASSSVPVQFPPVLIEMEAQGERISELHVDGGTIATLMAAPPVANDQILRDSQSPTELYLLVNGKMAGEFELIEAGLSSIAKRTLEVMLFSSLQDRVASAYVWARSTGAGYHLTFIEQDFDADEHDLFEQDYMRTLFDYGVERGRAQAWQDSPPSSDPDTVASAVPETTSSED is encoded by the coding sequence ATGCGAACCCGTAAAGAACTCCGCCTGACCATGATGCCGGGACAGGCCATCGACCTGGTGCGAACGCTCGTCCTGGGAGTGCTCGGCCCCGCATTGCTGCTTGGCGGTTGTGCCAGCTTCGACCGGCAACCGTTCGAGGCCGCGCAGATCGAAGCCGCGCACGCGCCGGATTCGCCGAAAATCCGCCATTGGGCCAATTCCCCCGACCTGTTGACACAGATCTCGATCGCCCCGCCACCGCCGGGCGAGCCACTGCGCGTGCTCGCGCTGTCGGGCGGTGGGGATGACGGGGCCTATGGTGCGGGTTTTCTCAACGGATGGTCGCAAACCGGCAAGCGACCTGAATTTGCCGTGGTCACTGGAGTCAGCACCGGGGCTCTCATCGCCCCCTTCGCGCTGCTCGGGCCGGACTACGACGACGAGCTGAAACGCGCCTATACCGAGATCACGCCCGACGACATTTACAAGGACCGCTTCGCGTTGGCGATCCCGTTCTCGACCAGCGTCGCGACGACCGGGCCGCTCGAGGCTCTAATCGCCCGCTTCGCCACTGATGCGGTGATCGATGCCATCGGCGAAGAGCACCGCAAGGGCCGGCGCCTGTTCGTCGGCACCGTCAGCCTCGACCGCCCCGGCAATGCGATCTGGGACATGGGAGCGATCGCGGCCGGTGATGCGCCCGGTCGCTATGCCCTTTTCCGGCGCATCCTGCTCGCCAGCAGCTCCGTCCCGGTGCAGTTCCCCCCGGTGCTGATCGAGATGGAAGCGCAGGGAGAGCGAATCAGCGAACTCCATGTCGATGGCGGCACCATTGCGACCCTGATGGCCGCTCCGCCGGTCGCGAACGACCAGATCCTGCGGGACAGCCAGTCCCCAACGGAGCTGTATCTGCTGGTCAACGGCAAGATGGCAGGCGAGTTCGAGCTGATCGAAGCAGGTCTCTCCAGCATCGCCAAGCGGACGCTTGAGGTGATGCTCTTCTCCAGCCTCCAGGACCGTGTGGCCTCGGCCTATGTCTGGGCGAGATCGACCGGCGCCGGATATCACTTGACCTTTATCGAGCAGGACTTCGACGCGGACGAGCACGATCTTTTCGAGCAGGATTATATGCGCACGCTGTTCGACTATGGCGTGGAGCGCGGTCGGGCACAGGCATGGCAGGATAGTCCGCCATCGTCGGATCCGGACACTGTCGCATCAGCCGTGCCCGAAACGACGAGTTCCGAGGATTAG